The following proteins are co-located in the Marinomonas profundi genome:
- a CDS encoding aldehyde dehydrogenase, with the protein MTVLLSIGGHDQNASNHKNYSRIDPVTGEVASVSAAATLDDVTSAAKAAQSAFPAWAQTGPTERRNLLNKAADIMEAKQEDFIAAMIAETGATGPWAGFNVMLAAGHIREAAALTTQIAGEVIPSNKPGTLAMSINKPKGVCLAIAPWNAPIILGARAIATPLACGNTVILKSSEFCPLTHRLIIDCFLEAGFPAGVVNLISNDPSDAPDIVKALIEAPEVRHVNFTGSSPVGRIIGRIAGENLKPALLELGGKAPLVILSDADIDGAVNAAIFGAFMNQGQICMSTERVIVDASIADEFVEKMVAKASTLPWGNPRDAVVLGALVNPQVSEKMHDLIKDAVSKGATLACGGDSNGALFSATLLDGVTSDMRIYKEESFGPVKSIIRVNGDEEAIRVANDSEYGLSAAVFSQDINRALTCANAIKSGICHINGPTLADEPHMPFGGVGDSGYGRFGGKAGIAEFTDLRWITIEDPNQHYPF; encoded by the coding sequence ATGACCGTTTTACTAAGCATTGGCGGACACGATCAAAACGCCAGCAACCACAAAAACTACTCTCGTATAGACCCCGTCACTGGAGAAGTGGCATCCGTATCGGCTGCGGCCACGCTAGACGATGTGACGTCCGCTGCCAAGGCGGCCCAAAGTGCGTTTCCGGCTTGGGCACAAACAGGCCCTACTGAGCGCCGTAATTTATTGAACAAAGCCGCCGATATCATGGAAGCCAAGCAAGAGGATTTCATCGCAGCAATGATTGCTGAAACCGGTGCGACGGGCCCTTGGGCCGGTTTTAACGTCATGCTAGCCGCTGGACACATTCGAGAAGCTGCCGCTTTGACGACGCAAATTGCGGGAGAAGTGATCCCGTCAAACAAACCTGGCACCTTGGCCATGTCGATCAACAAGCCTAAAGGCGTCTGTCTCGCTATCGCCCCTTGGAATGCGCCGATTATTTTAGGCGCTCGTGCGATTGCAACACCGCTTGCTTGTGGCAATACCGTGATCCTAAAAAGCTCCGAGTTCTGCCCATTAACTCATCGCTTGATCATTGATTGTTTCCTTGAGGCTGGCTTTCCAGCCGGTGTGGTCAATCTTATTTCCAATGACCCAAGTGATGCGCCAGACATCGTAAAAGCCTTAATTGAAGCCCCCGAAGTTCGTCATGTGAACTTCACGGGATCAAGCCCTGTCGGTCGTATCATAGGGCGCATCGCCGGTGAAAATTTAAAACCCGCTTTACTCGAGTTGGGTGGTAAAGCACCGCTCGTGATCTTGTCTGATGCTGACATTGATGGCGCCGTCAACGCCGCGATCTTTGGGGCGTTCATGAACCAAGGGCAAATTTGCATGTCCACCGAACGCGTGATTGTCGATGCCAGCATTGCCGATGAATTTGTTGAGAAAATGGTCGCCAAAGCGTCTACGCTGCCTTGGGGAAATCCTCGTGATGCTGTCGTTTTAGGCGCATTAGTCAACCCACAAGTGTCAGAAAAAATGCACGATCTGATCAAGGACGCCGTCAGCAAAGGCGCAACATTAGCCTGTGGTGGTGACAGTAATGGCGCGCTCTTTTCAGCGACGCTATTAGATGGCGTGACCAGCGATATGCGCATTTACAAGGAAGAAAGCTTTGGCCCAGTAAAGTCGATTATTCGTGTTAATGGTGATGAAGAAGCCATTCGCGTTGCCAATGACAGTGAATATGGCTTGTCTGCCGCGGTATTTTCGCAAGACATTAACCGCGCCCTCACCTGTGCCAATGCCATAAAAAGCGGTATCTGCCATATTAATGGACCAACCCTAGCCGATGAGCCGCACATGCCCTTTGGTGGTGTTGGCGATTCTGGTTATGGACGCTTCGGAGGCAAAGCCGGCATCGCCGAGTTTACTGACTTACGTTGGATCACCATAGAAGATCCAAACCAACACTATCCGTTTTAA
- a CDS encoding aldehyde dehydrogenase family protein, with translation MSIECEKLDLSIIPEVNLFINGRSTPAAAGGYFERLDPSTDLVASRAACGRREDAEHMASVAAANFSSWSSIDASERAKILRRAKDILPKYRDRFAQLMLSEIGALNEWVDFNIKIAADAIEAAVELALRYAQNPDINTAQKSYTVRQPVGVCLAIAPWNAPIVLAMRAVVFPLAFGNCVILKASELSPATHSLIADVLHDAGVPNGVLGVMTNAPEHSEEVISSLIAHPSVRRVNFTGSTRIGRIIAGIAAQHLKRCLLELGGKSPFIVLKDANLQLAAQAAVYGAFLNQGQICMATDRIIVEQPIAEAFIGILKGMVDNLIAADPRRDGVKLGPVASPSIASRLSALIEDALDKGATLVTGATRRGQFIDATLLDNITPMMRIYSEECFGPIAGIYRVGSAEEAITVANNCEYGLAAAIFTQDLTLAKDMANRLDSGVCHINSATVKDDPAMPFGGLKSSGYGRFGGDACVDEFTEVRWITLENP, from the coding sequence TTGAGCATTGAGTGTGAAAAGTTAGACCTGAGCATCATTCCTGAAGTGAATTTATTCATCAATGGACGCTCTACTCCAGCCGCCGCAGGAGGCTATTTTGAGCGCCTAGACCCTAGTACGGATCTGGTCGCTTCTCGTGCCGCCTGTGGCCGACGCGAAGATGCTGAACACATGGCCTCTGTCGCCGCCGCCAATTTTTCTAGCTGGTCATCCATCGACGCTAGCGAACGTGCAAAAATCCTGCGGCGCGCAAAAGACATCCTGCCAAAATACCGAGATCGCTTTGCTCAGCTGATGTTAAGCGAAATTGGCGCGCTCAACGAATGGGTCGATTTCAATATTAAAATCGCGGCGGACGCCATTGAAGCGGCGGTCGAATTAGCACTCAGATACGCCCAAAACCCTGACATTAATACCGCGCAAAAATCTTATACTGTGCGCCAACCCGTGGGCGTTTGCCTTGCTATTGCACCATGGAATGCGCCCATCGTTTTAGCCATGCGCGCGGTCGTGTTTCCCTTGGCATTTGGCAACTGTGTCATTTTAAAAGCCTCCGAATTATCCCCTGCAACACACTCACTGATTGCCGATGTGCTGCACGACGCGGGGGTACCCAATGGCGTACTGGGCGTCATGACCAACGCGCCAGAACATTCAGAAGAAGTCATTAGCAGCCTGATCGCCCACCCATCGGTGCGACGAGTAAATTTTACGGGCTCAACACGCATCGGAAGAATCATTGCTGGCATTGCCGCCCAGCACCTAAAGCGCTGCCTGTTAGAACTGGGCGGAAAATCGCCTTTTATTGTTTTAAAAGACGCCAATCTTCAACTAGCGGCACAAGCCGCTGTTTATGGCGCATTTTTAAATCAAGGCCAAATTTGCATGGCGACGGATCGAATCATTGTTGAACAACCCATTGCCGAAGCATTCATTGGTATTCTTAAAGGCATGGTCGACAATTTGATTGCCGCTGACCCGCGTCGCGATGGCGTCAAACTGGGCCCTGTCGCCAGCCCTTCCATCGCCTCTCGCTTATCCGCTCTGATTGAAGACGCGTTAGACAAAGGTGCCACACTGGTCACTGGCGCGACGCGCCGAGGCCAATTTATTGATGCCACCTTATTGGATAACATCACCCCAATGATGCGCATCTACTCCGAAGAATGCTTTGGCCCAATCGCTGGCATTTATCGCGTAGGGTCAGCCGAAGAAGCGATTACGGTCGCCAACAATTGTGAATACGGTTTGGCTGCCGCCATTTTCACGCAAGATTTAACATTGGCTAAAGACATGGCAAACCGCCTCGATTCAGGGGTCTGTCATATCAATTCAGCTACCGTAAAAGACGACCCCGCCATGCCTTTTGGCGGCCTTAAATCCAGTGGCTATGGTCGTTTCGGCGGCGATGCCTGTGTTGATGAATTTACCGAAGTGCGTTGGATTACACTTGAAAACCCTTGA
- a CDS encoding substrate-binding domain-containing protein, giving the protein MKYKNNIMRVIAIFATLFAFVSSSYAATFKVGVSVPSADHGWTAGLLWWANKAVSDFEEQEKDIEFFVVASSSGSKQVGDVEDLMIKGIDALVILPHNPATLQKVIEEAYADGIYTVVVDRELAHPAQNVFIAGDNDGLGRVGAQWLAKEMSGKGDIVVIEGLQIPINKQRVDAFNDVMSNYPNIKILDSQPGDWSTQKALAVMENFLQKHPKIDAVWCQDDDMLKGVLKAIEESGRTDIKTVLGGAGSKDIIELIQSGNKMVRATVTYSPSMIASGIALAVHGVKQGNIGYLYHQPSRVILGADLITAENAADHYFEDAAF; this is encoded by the coding sequence ATGAAATATAAAAATAATATCATGAGAGTCATTGCAATATTTGCCACGCTGTTTGCTTTTGTTAGTTCAAGCTACGCGGCAACGTTCAAAGTCGGTGTGAGTGTGCCATCGGCTGATCATGGCTGGACAGCTGGCCTTCTTTGGTGGGCAAATAAAGCGGTTTCGGACTTTGAAGAACAAGAAAAAGACATCGAGTTTTTTGTGGTGGCGTCTAGCTCAGGTTCAAAGCAAGTAGGCGACGTAGAGGATCTGATGATAAAGGGTATTGATGCTTTAGTGATTTTGCCACATAACCCAGCAACACTTCAAAAAGTCATCGAAGAGGCCTATGCCGATGGTATTTATACCGTTGTGGTAGACCGTGAACTGGCACATCCAGCACAAAACGTCTTTATTGCTGGAGACAATGACGGACTTGGCCGTGTTGGCGCGCAATGGTTAGCCAAAGAAATGTCAGGAAAAGGCGATATTGTTGTCATTGAAGGCCTGCAGATTCCTATCAATAAACAACGCGTTGATGCGTTTAATGATGTCATGAGCAATTACCCAAATATCAAAATTCTTGATTCTCAACCAGGTGATTGGTCTACTCAAAAAGCCCTAGCGGTGATGGAAAACTTCTTACAAAAGCACCCTAAAATAGACGCTGTATGGTGCCAAGACGACGACATGCTAAAAGGTGTTTTAAAAGCAATCGAAGAATCTGGACGCACTGATATTAAAACCGTTTTAGGTGGCGCCGGCTCTAAAGACATTATCGAATTGATTCAATCCGGTAACAAAATGGTTCGTGCTACCGTTACCTATAGCCCGTCAATGATTGCATCAGGCATCGCGCTTGCTGTTCACGGAGTGAAACAAGGGAATATCGGTTACTTATATCATCAGCCTTCTCGTGTAATTTTAGGGGCGGATTTGATCACCGCTGAAAACGCCGCAGACCACTATTTTGAAGACGCGGCGTTCTAA
- a CDS encoding LacI family DNA-binding transcriptional regulator: MATVKDVARLAGVSTATVSRALANPEVVSPVTRRKVEKAAAEVGYSPNGLARSLRKSESKTIVVVLPNIDSTFFSDVVHGIEALAHKHGYKLLIGDAGNESSRLGSYFELFESKQVDGVLSLSSDVPESMIINSAGEIKLPIVIAGEYFSDIPVPTVHIDNHYSAKKGVEYLIMMGHYKIACITGKRSNPIYNARVNGHTETMKKWKIPVTEDRILECDLSYIAGYNLGKQLLSLDNKPSAIVCHSDEAAIGVLKIAREMNIPVPSELSVIGFDNLALSEYCVPELTTIHQPRQLIGETSMKLLLEILAGKKPNPEMTLPTQLIVRESACPPPVDQRLQVDL, encoded by the coding sequence ATGGCCACAGTTAAAGACGTAGCAAGGCTTGCTGGCGTTTCCACCGCCACGGTTTCTAGGGCATTAGCCAATCCAGAAGTGGTGTCGCCGGTTACCCGCCGCAAAGTCGAAAAAGCCGCCGCTGAGGTGGGTTATTCCCCTAATGGCCTTGCTCGCAGCCTGCGTAAAAGTGAATCGAAGACCATAGTCGTTGTGCTTCCCAACATAGACAGCACCTTCTTTTCTGATGTGGTTCACGGTATCGAAGCGCTTGCCCACAAGCATGGCTATAAACTCTTAATTGGTGATGCTGGCAACGAATCTTCAAGGCTAGGCAGTTATTTTGAGCTGTTCGAAAGCAAACAAGTGGACGGCGTATTATCGCTTTCTTCTGACGTGCCTGAGTCAATGATTATTAACAGCGCCGGTGAGATTAAACTACCGATCGTCATAGCGGGAGAGTATTTTTCCGATATTCCCGTGCCAACGGTTCACATCGACAATCACTACAGCGCTAAAAAAGGCGTTGAATATTTAATTATGATGGGACATTACAAAATAGCCTGTATTACAGGTAAAAGAAGTAACCCCATCTACAATGCTCGCGTGAACGGCCATACGGAAACAATGAAAAAATGGAAAATCCCGGTGACAGAAGATCGCATTCTAGAATGCGACCTTTCATACATTGCAGGCTACAACCTTGGTAAACAACTATTATCGCTAGACAACAAACCGTCCGCTATTGTTTGTCACAGTGACGAGGCGGCAATTGGCGTACTGAAAATCGCCCGAGAAATGAACATTCCAGTCCCGAGTGAATTATCCGTCATTGGTTTTGACAATCTTGCTCTCAGCGAGTATTGCGTCCCCGAATTAACCACCATCCATCAACCACGCCAGCTTATTGGCGAGACGTCGATGAAATTATTGCTCGAGATATTAGCAGGTAAAAAACCCAACCCAGAAATGACCTTACCCACACAGCTCATCGTACGGGAAAGCGCCTGCCCGCCGCCGGTTGATCAACGCTTACAAGTCGACTTATAA
- a CDS encoding Gfo/Idh/MocA family protein translates to MTHKRIRIGMVGGGDGAFIGAVHRIATRIDDGFELVAGALSSDPDRALASSRRLGIQEARSYTSFYAMAEQEKRREDGIQAVIIVTPNHMHYPVAKAFLEHGIHVICDKPVTKDLKEALELKALVEKSGAFFALTHNYTGYPLVRHAKHLVDNNTLGKLRVIQVEYAQDWLTERAESTENKQAQWRTDPEKSGMAGCLGDIGTHAFNLACFISGQKVQQVSADLTAFVSGRRLDDNVHTMLRFDGGAKGMLWSSQVAPGNENGLKIRLYGEKAGIEWCQESPNELWLSIFGQPTQKITRAGHGAGEEANRLSRVPAGHPEGYLEGFANLYVDIAAAIHAIESGASVDSVQGFIPSIDDGVEGMRFITAVLASSTNNSAWQPLDDMESNGQSARGKAND, encoded by the coding sequence ATGACACATAAACGCATTCGTATCGGCATGGTCGGCGGCGGTGATGGGGCTTTTATCGGTGCCGTACATCGCATTGCCACTCGTATTGACGATGGCTTTGAATTGGTTGCTGGGGCGTTATCTTCTGATCCCGACAGAGCGCTGGCTTCTTCTCGCCGCCTTGGGATCCAAGAAGCACGCTCATACACGTCGTTCTATGCTATGGCTGAACAAGAAAAACGCCGCGAAGACGGTATTCAAGCGGTGATCATTGTGACACCAAACCACATGCATTACCCCGTAGCAAAAGCCTTTTTGGAACACGGCATCCACGTCATTTGCGATAAACCCGTCACGAAAGACTTAAAAGAAGCGCTGGAGCTGAAAGCCTTAGTCGAAAAGTCCGGGGCTTTTTTCGCACTCACGCACAATTACACAGGCTATCCGCTCGTTAGGCACGCCAAACATTTAGTCGATAACAACACGTTAGGAAAGCTGCGCGTGATTCAAGTGGAATACGCTCAAGATTGGTTAACCGAGCGGGCAGAAAGCACTGAGAATAAACAGGCTCAATGGCGTACTGATCCAGAGAAATCCGGCATGGCGGGTTGCTTAGGAGACATTGGCACTCACGCTTTTAATTTGGCCTGTTTTATTTCTGGTCAAAAAGTTCAGCAGGTTTCCGCCGATTTAACCGCGTTTGTCAGTGGTCGTCGTTTGGATGACAACGTGCACACTATGCTGCGTTTTGATGGTGGGGCAAAAGGCATGCTCTGGTCGAGTCAAGTAGCGCCTGGCAATGAAAATGGGCTTAAAATTCGACTTTATGGTGAAAAAGCAGGCATCGAATGGTGTCAAGAATCGCCTAATGAGTTGTGGCTTTCAATATTTGGTCAACCTACCCAAAAAATTACTCGCGCTGGACACGGCGCAGGCGAAGAAGCCAATCGTCTTTCGCGGGTGCCCGCAGGTCATCCCGAAGGGTATTTAGAGGGCTTCGCCAATCTTTATGTCGACATTGCAGCCGCGATTCACGCCATTGAATCTGGCGCCAGTGTCGACTCGGTACAAGGTTTTATTCCCAGCATTGACGACGGTGTTGAAGGCATGAGGTTCATTACCGCAGTGCTAGCATCATCAACAAATAATAGCGCATGGCAGCCCCTTGACGACATGGAGTCAAATGGCCAATCAGCACGAGGCAAAGCCAATGATTGA
- a CDS encoding sugar ABC transporter ATP-binding protein has product MANQHEAKPMIEPIMQIRSIVKEFSGVRVLHKITLDIFAGEVLGVLGENGAGKSTLLKIISGIYTKTSGSIKIDGNEVLIRSTADAKRLGIVMIPQEFNLISSLNVFENIFLGNEMKKGYLLNKSAMRDRANTLLKELETDLSPDALIEHLSVAQKQMVEIAKALVNESRILIMDEPTTVLTDHEVDIFFSLVEKLKQRGVTIIFISHKLKEVKLLCDRLAILRDGHLVSVDDVTEINEEDMARKMVGRELNQIYPQRSQHSDDVVLKVSNLSIKGVLKNINFDLKKGEVLGFAGLIGAGRTETAEAVMGLRKKDSGEVEINGRKVVIRSIADAVSNNLAYLSEDRQGKGLIMNFDIPKNITLISLASYVRGLLVQHTKEKNVAREYVKRFDIKAASLNSNLANLSGGNQQKVYLSKWMDTQPSILILDEPTRGIDVNTKKEIYHFIHSLTEQGVSIIVISSELEEVMGLSHRVMVMRSGQIMGELTGDDITEKEIMYYAAGLKTMAQA; this is encoded by the coding sequence ATGGCCAATCAGCACGAGGCAAAGCCAATGATTGAACCCATTATGCAAATACGCAGCATCGTAAAAGAATTCTCTGGTGTGCGCGTGTTACACAAAATCACTTTGGATATTTTTGCTGGCGAAGTACTGGGGGTATTAGGAGAAAATGGCGCAGGCAAGTCGACGCTTCTCAAAATCATCAGCGGCATTTACACCAAGACCTCAGGCAGCATTAAAATTGATGGCAATGAAGTATTGATCCGATCGACTGCCGATGCAAAACGTTTGGGCATCGTGATGATTCCACAAGAATTTAACCTGATCAGCAGCCTAAATGTCTTTGAAAACATCTTTCTTGGCAATGAAATGAAAAAAGGCTATTTGCTCAATAAATCCGCCATGCGAGACAGAGCGAACACGCTATTAAAAGAACTAGAAACCGATTTAAGTCCAGATGCGTTGATTGAGCATCTCAGTGTCGCGCAGAAACAAATGGTCGAAATTGCCAAAGCGCTGGTCAATGAATCACGTATTCTCATCATGGACGAGCCTACAACCGTCTTGACCGATCATGAAGTGGACATCTTCTTTTCGTTAGTAGAAAAGCTCAAACAGCGTGGTGTGACCATTATTTTTATTTCACACAAACTCAAAGAAGTGAAACTGCTTTGCGATCGTTTGGCCATTCTACGCGACGGCCACTTGGTGAGTGTAGACGATGTGACCGAGATCAACGAAGAAGATATGGCGCGCAAAATGGTGGGACGTGAACTAAACCAAATCTACCCTCAACGTAGCCAACATAGCGATGACGTCGTGCTTAAAGTGAGTAATTTATCCATCAAAGGAGTGCTCAAAAACATCAACTTCGATTTGAAAAAAGGCGAAGTGCTAGGGTTTGCAGGACTGATTGGTGCCGGTCGAACGGAAACCGCTGAAGCCGTGATGGGATTACGTAAAAAAGACTCAGGCGAGGTCGAAATAAACGGTCGCAAAGTTGTCATTCGCTCGATTGCTGATGCGGTGTCTAACAACCTTGCTTACTTGTCTGAAGATAGACAGGGCAAGGGATTGATCATGAACTTTGATATTCCCAAAAACATCACGCTTATTTCATTGGCCTCTTATGTCAGAGGGCTTCTAGTTCAGCATACAAAAGAAAAAAACGTCGCCAGAGAGTATGTCAAACGCTTTGATATAAAAGCCGCCTCCCTGAACTCAAACTTAGCCAATCTAAGTGGTGGAAATCAGCAAAAAGTATACTTATCAAAATGGATGGATACCCAACCTAGCATTCTCATTCTGGATGAACCCACTCGTGGCATTGACGTTAATACCAAAAAAGAAATCTACCATTTCATTCACTCTCTGACAGAGCAAGGTGTCTCCATCATTGTCATCTCTTCTGAGCTCGAAGAAGTCATGGGCTTGTCTCATCGCGTTATGGTAATGCGATCAGGACAGATTATGGGTGAGCTCACCGGAGATGACATTACCGAAAAAGAAATTATGTATTACGCCGCGGGCTTAAAAACCATGGCTCAGGCATAA
- a CDS encoding helix-turn-helix domain-containing protein — translation MNKLILNTLGRNLQNLRLAKGLSLSQLAQNAGIAKSNLSRIEQGDGNPTLETIWRLAMQLKVPFGDLVASIQSPLGENGVQVKLIDQGNDNPRVDVYWMSCAPHTIKRSDAHFTGTTESITLISGAIQAGENDNLHDLALGASLTFSADKPHSYRTGDLWATLIMIITYPKQETPT, via the coding sequence ATGAACAAACTGATTCTCAATACTTTGGGGCGTAATCTGCAAAACTTACGCTTGGCAAAAGGCTTGTCGCTTTCGCAACTTGCTCAAAATGCAGGCATTGCCAAATCCAACTTGTCTCGAATTGAACAAGGCGACGGCAACCCAACACTGGAAACTATTTGGCGCCTTGCTATGCAGTTGAAAGTGCCTTTTGGGGATCTAGTGGCCAGCATTCAATCTCCGCTTGGCGAAAACGGTGTGCAAGTAAAACTGATTGACCAAGGCAATGATAATCCACGAGTCGATGTCTATTGGATGTCTTGCGCGCCCCACACAATCAAACGATCAGACGCGCATTTTACTGGCACCACAGAATCCATCACACTAATCAGCGGAGCCATACAAGCCGGTGAAAATGACAATCTACACGATTTAGCCCTAGGCGCTTCTTTAACGTTTTCAGCCGACAAACCCCACAGCTATCGAACTGGAGACTTGTGGGCGACGTTAATCATGATCATCACTTACCCAAAACAGGAGACGCCAACATGA
- a CDS encoding ABC transporter permease: MAMSQLSPMITRLKRLDIATYAPFIALLLLVLFSSIASEHFLVPRNITNVLRQVSYTGIIALGMTFVIIAGGIDLSVGSMVALVGVLSIMIINGAGDGWWAVAMAVSSAIALGGVFGAINGLVITRGKVASFIATLATMSIFRSMTLYISDAGEMVSDNQHFSDIGGGYLWAIPYPVWVFLLLAVAYHIVLKHSAFGRHVCAVGSNAKVASYSAIKVRWVYFLTFLIAGLSVGISAVLLASRLNSVSPGDAGLFYELDAIAAVVIGGTALSGGKGTIWGTVIGAIILGIINNMMNLMGISPYLQGMVKGLVILTAVLVQFKGDR; this comes from the coding sequence ATGGCCATGTCCCAATTATCGCCAATGATTACCCGCCTAAAACGGCTTGATATAGCAACTTACGCTCCCTTTATTGCTTTACTGCTGTTGGTATTATTTTCTTCCATTGCGAGTGAACATTTTTTAGTGCCTCGTAATATTACCAACGTGTTAAGACAAGTTTCCTATACCGGCATCATTGCACTAGGTATGACCTTTGTGATTATCGCTGGCGGCATTGATTTGTCGGTTGGCTCTATGGTCGCCCTAGTAGGCGTATTGTCCATCATGATCATTAATGGCGCTGGCGACGGTTGGTGGGCTGTGGCCATGGCGGTGTCATCCGCCATTGCATTAGGCGGTGTATTTGGCGCGATAAACGGGCTGGTGATTACACGCGGCAAGGTCGCTTCTTTTATCGCGACACTTGCCACCATGTCAATATTTCGCTCCATGACACTCTATATCAGTGATGCGGGTGAAATGGTGTCTGACAATCAGCATTTTTCCGATATTGGCGGCGGCTATTTATGGGCCATTCCCTATCCTGTTTGGGTCTTTCTGCTGCTGGCTGTCGCCTACCATATAGTGCTTAAACACAGCGCTTTTGGACGCCATGTTTGTGCCGTTGGTTCCAATGCCAAAGTAGCGTCTTATTCCGCTATCAAAGTTCGCTGGGTGTATTTTCTTACCTTCCTCATTGCGGGTTTGTCTGTTGGCATCTCGGCGGTCTTGCTGGCATCACGATTAAACTCTGTCAGTCCAGGTGACGCGGGACTGTTTTATGAACTAGACGCCATTGCCGCTGTGGTGATTGGTGGCACCGCCCTATCCGGCGGCAAAGGCACTATTTGGGGCACTGTCATCGGCGCCATTATTCTAGGCATTATTAACAACATGATGAACCTGATGGGCATTTCACCTTACCTACAAGGCATGGTGAAAGGGCTGGTTATTTTAACCGCGGTCTTAGTCCAGTTTAAAGGGGATCGCTAA
- a CDS encoding helix-turn-helix domain-containing protein, with protein MLTNIIGSMVRFESVQPGLQPRIFSTGNDNFAAFNLLGIVQRGEVSVLMEESHQVQESSIFCIPHKKQAKVLVPPGSQVWLLGYHDDLVSLVTGSDVDSTKLDRLMRQFTIAHSARKDIDDEFLPLLRLLNTEISETKKRSRSVICSIIRMLLIGIYRLSHIDSIRSMHSPDELVLQQFRQLVEVEYKQRRTVAYYCQALIMTYDRLHAICQRNLSKSPLQLINNRVLIEATSRLQKSSDSIQAIANSLGYNDASQFSHFFKKETGLSPRQFKRHYVEKDLQKPQSGRQDFSDWP; from the coding sequence ATGTTGACCAATATTATTGGCTCAATGGTGCGGTTCGAGTCGGTTCAGCCGGGGTTGCAGCCGCGCATATTTAGTACGGGAAACGATAACTTTGCCGCGTTTAATTTATTGGGCATAGTGCAGCGTGGTGAGGTGTCCGTATTGATGGAGGAGAGTCACCAGGTGCAGGAATCGTCTATTTTTTGTATTCCACACAAAAAACAAGCCAAAGTACTGGTTCCACCCGGTAGTCAGGTTTGGCTGTTAGGTTATCATGACGATTTGGTGTCTCTGGTGACCGGCTCCGATGTAGACAGTACAAAGTTGGATCGACTGATGCGTCAATTCACTATTGCGCACAGTGCGAGAAAAGACATAGATGACGAATTTTTACCGCTTTTAAGGCTGTTAAATACCGAAATTTCAGAAACGAAAAAACGTTCGAGAAGCGTAATTTGTTCTATTATCCGCATGTTACTGATCGGGATTTATCGGCTCAGCCATATTGACTCTATTCGGTCAATGCATTCACCTGATGAGTTGGTGTTGCAGCAATTTCGACAATTGGTAGAAGTTGAATACAAGCAGAGAAGAACGGTGGCGTATTATTGCCAAGCGCTCATCATGACTTATGATCGCTTGCATGCTATTTGCCAACGTAATCTGAGCAAATCCCCGTTGCAGCTTATTAATAATCGAGTGTTGATTGAAGCAACGTCAAGGCTGCAAAAGTCGTCGGATTCCATACAAGCCATTGCGAACAGTTTGGGGTATAACGACGCCAGTCAATTTAGTCATTTTTTTAAAAAAGAAACAGGGCTATCGCCTCGTCAATTTAAGCGGCATTACGTGGAAAAAGACCTTCAGAAACCCCAGTCTGGTAGGCAAGATTTTTCAGACTGGCCTTAA